Proteins found in one Sorghum bicolor cultivar BTx623 chromosome 1, Sorghum_bicolor_NCBIv3, whole genome shotgun sequence genomic segment:
- the LOC8059820 gene encoding uncharacterized protein LOC8059820, with amino-acid sequence MALLRAALTQPFSPRAALPVRHPPTSLTGSGLGLDFSLPPHPGVGAPGRAYPRIEATARRGARTESAKVRNRRLQKKFNGTATKPRLSVFCSNRQLYAVLADDHNKKILFYGSTLQKAICGDPPCGTVEAARRVGEELVRVCNELGISEVSYDRNGFARGDKMMAFEVPVSQHGFLPR; translated from the exons ATGGCGCTGCTACGCGCCGCGCTAACCCAGCCGTTCTCGCCGCGCGCCGCGCTCCCGGTCCGCCACCCTCCGACCTCGCTGACAGGCTCCGGGCTTGGCCTCGACTTCTCGCTTCCGCCACATCCAG GCGTCGGCGCGCCGGGGCGCGCGTACCCCAGGATCGAGGCGACGGCGaggcgtggcgcgcgcacggagAGCGCCAAGGTCAGGAACCGTCGGCTGCAGAAGAAG TTCAACGGCACGGCGACGAAGCCCAGGCTCTCGGTGTTCTGCTCCAACCGGCAGCTCTACGCCGTGCTCGCCGACGACCACAACAAGAAGATCCTCTTCTACGGCAGCACGCTGCAGAAGGCCATCTGCGGCGATCCGCCCTGCGGCACCGTG GAAGCAGCCCGGAGGGTCGGGGAGGAGCTCGTCAGGGTGTGCAACGAGCTGGGCATCTCCGAGGTCTCCTACGACCGCAACGGCTTTGCTCGAGGCGACAAGATGATGGCGTTCGAGGTTCCAGTCTCACAGCATGGGTTCCTGCCAAGGTAG
- the LOC8059819 gene encoding conserved oligomeric Golgi complex subunit 4 → MAVPFPSPTPRSPRRPDAIVAPDPSSADVPPSLDFGDPASLAALRVLTDAGAATRLLHECVAYQRALDARLDALLARRADLDRAAASLLRSAPPLLSLAASDAAALKESSSSTAALADALSSRVRHLDAAHSRADAALARAEAALDRSRALEAARRALAADDLAAAATAAHEFLAIDARFPTDDDLRRDLLDIKRRLEGLARRRLAAVIDAQDHPAVLRLVRLFPLLGLADEGLQVYVAYLKKVVALRARADFEHLAELTSATQPTSERLDFVGCLTRLFKDIVLAVEENDAVLRELRGDDGVAYAIIELQEECDSRGTQILRRYADYRKLARLASDINSYTKNLLSAMGSMASAAGGNEGPDPREIELYLEEILALTQLGEDYTEFMVNKIRGLRDVKPELGPRAMKAFRNGNFNKMEQDLTGFYVIFEEFFMVENVRKAIRIDEPIPDGLTTSMVDDVFFVLQSCCRRAASTASINSVLAVLGGATSLLSNEYQEALQWRMREPNLGAKLFLGGVGVQKTGEEIATALNNIDISSEYVLKLRHEIEELCVEVFHTPADREKIKSCLSELGEISASFKKILHSALEHLVASVAPRIRPVLDTVAMVSYELDDAEYGENEVNDPWVQKLILAVNTNVAWLQPVMTSNNYDSFVHLIIDFIVKRLEVIMMQKRFSQLGGLQLDKEVRSLINHFSEMSQRPVRDKFSRLSQMSTILNFERVSEILDFWGDNAGHLTWLLTPAEVRRVLGLRIDFRPEAIAALRL, encoded by the exons ATGGCGGTGCCGTTTCCCTCTCCCACCCCGCGGTCCCCGCGCCGACCGGATGCCATTGTGGCCCCGGATCCCTCGTCCGCTGACGTGCCACCGTCCCTCGACTTCGGCGACCCGGCCTCCCTCGCCGCGCTCCGCGTCCTCACCGATGCGGGTGCCGCCACCCGCCTCCTCCACGAGTGCGTGGCCTACCAGCGCGCGCTCGACGCTCGTCTCGACGCTCTCCTCGCCCGCCGTGCCGACCTCGACCGCGCCGCTGCTTCGCTCCTCCGCTCCGCCCCACCGCTGCTCTCGCTCGCGGCCTCCGACGCCGCCGCGCTAAAggagtcctcctcctccaccgcgGCGCTCGCCGACGCGCTCTCATCCCGCGTCCGCCACCTCGACGCGGCACACTCCAGGGCGGACGCCGCGCTGGCGCGCGCCGAGGCCGCGCTCGACCGTTCCCGCGCGCTCGAAGCCGCGCGGCGGGCCTTGGCCGCCGACgaccttgccgccgccgccaccgctgcGCATGAATTCCTCGCTATCGACGCTCGGTTCCCCACCGACGACGATCTCCGCCGCGATCTGCTTGACATCAAACGTCGCCTCGAGGGGCTCGCGCGTCGGAGGCTAGCGGCGGTCATCGACGCACAGGACCACCCTGCTGTGCTCCGCCTCGTCCGCCTATTCCCACTGCTCGGACTTGCCGATGAAGGACTCCAGGTCTACGTCGCCTACCTGAAGAAGGTCGTCGCTCTGCGTGCCCGGGCAGACTTTGAGCACCTCGCTGAGCTGACCTCTGCGACCCAACCGACCTCTGAGCGGCTGGATTTTGTTGGCTGCCTCACTCGTCTCTTTAAGGACATTGTACTCGCTGTCGAGGAGAATGATGCTGTGCTTCGGGAGCTCAGAGGCGATGATGGTGTTGCTTATGCCATCATTGAGCTGCAGGAGGAGTGTGATTCACGGGGCACCCAGATCCTACGCCGTTATGCTGATTACAGGAAGCTTGCACGCCTTGCATCGGATATAAACTCCTATACAAAGAACCTCCTTTCGGCCATGGGTTCCATGGCCAGTGCTGCTGGAGGTAATGAAGGGCCTGATCCCAGGGAAATTGAACTTTATCTTGAGGAGATTCTTGCATTGACACAGCTTGGGGAGGACTACACTGAATTTATGGTGAATAAGATCCGCGGATTGAGAGATGTCAAGCCTGAACTTGGGCCGCGGGCAATGAAAGCCTTCCGTAATGGTAACTTTAATAAAATGGAGCAGGATCTGACTGGGTTCTATGTGATTTTTGAGGAGTTTTTCATGGTGGAGAATGTGAGGAAAGCCATACGGATTGATGAGCCCATACCAGATGGTCTCACAACGTCAATGGTGGATGATGTATTCTTTGTACTGCAGAGTTGCTGCCGCCGAGCTGCTTCCACTGCAAGCATAAACTCTGTTCTTGCTGTGCTTGGTGGGGCAACGAGCCTTCTGAGCAATGAGTATCAGGAGGCACTACAATGGAGGATGCGGGAGCCAAATTTGGGTGCAAAGCTCTTCCTTGGTGGTGTTGGGGTGCAGAAGACTGGTGAGGAGATTGCGACGGCACTAAACAACATTGACATTAGCTCTGAGTATGTTCTGAAGCTTCGTCATGAGATTGAGGAGCTCTGTGTGGAG GTTTTTCATACTCCAGCTGATCGAGAGAAGATCAAATCCTGTTTATCAGAGCTAGGAGAGATCAGTGCTTCCTTTAAGAAGATCCTTCATTCTGCACTGGAGCATTTGGTGGCATCTGTGGCACCACGCATTCGTCCAGTACTTGACACTGTTGCTATGGTCAGTTATGAGCTGGATGATGCTGAATATGGGGAAAAtgaagtgaatgacccatgggTGCAGAAGCTTATACTTGCAGTTAACACAAATGTTGCTTGGCTCCAGCCAGTGATGACATCGAACAACTATGATTCCTTTGTGCACTTGATCATTGACTTCATTGTCAAGAGGCTCGAGGTGATTATGATGCAGAAGAGGTTTAGCCAGCTCGGTGGGCTCCAGCTCGACAAGGAGGTCCGTTCTCTGATCAACCATTTCTCAGAAATGTCCCAGAGACCAGTCAGAGACAAGTTCTCTAGGCTTTCGCAGATGTCGACCATTCTGAACTTTGAGCGGGTATCAGAGATTTTGGATTTCTGGGGTGACAATGCTGGCCATCTCACATGGTTGTTGACACCTGCAGAGGTGCGGAGAGTGTTAGGACTTAGGATTGACTTCAGGCCTGAAGCTATTGCTGCTTTGAGGCTCTGA